One Amycolatopsis thermophila DNA segment encodes these proteins:
- a CDS encoding GAF and ANTAR domain-containing protein, which translates to MSETVLSGPEVITIVQELAEIGRLVDDDDVPATLTRYVERAVALLPGCDRAAITVATEDGTEVLAAAGKPLPEPPTDGSGPDPVTEALRYREPRRLDDTASGDRWPAYTAHLRRHGFGSCLTLPLPGADPAAALSVLSTEPGRFGDHSHDLALLFTLHAGVAFDNATLYHDNLRMLGHVQTALRTRTVIAQAQGLLMRRNGQTAEEALATLKRLSQEGNVKLRAVAAGLVEAHHTGRLDDLLRRG; encoded by the coding sequence ATGAGCGAGACGGTCCTGTCCGGCCCCGAGGTGATCACGATCGTCCAGGAGCTCGCCGAGATCGGCCGGCTCGTGGACGACGACGACGTGCCCGCGACGCTGACCCGTTACGTCGAGCGGGCCGTCGCGCTGCTGCCGGGGTGCGACCGCGCCGCGATCACGGTGGCGACGGAGGACGGCACCGAAGTGCTCGCCGCCGCGGGGAAGCCGCTGCCGGAGCCGCCGACCGACGGGTCCGGCCCGGACCCGGTGACCGAGGCGCTGCGGTACCGCGAACCGCGACGGCTGGACGACACCGCGAGCGGCGACCGCTGGCCCGCCTACACCGCGCACCTGCGCCGGCACGGGTTCGGCAGCTGCCTGACGTTGCCGCTGCCCGGCGCTGACCCGGCTGCCGCGCTCAGCGTGCTGTCCACGGAGCCGGGCCGGTTCGGCGACCACTCCCACGACCTGGCGCTGCTGTTCACCCTGCACGCCGGGGTGGCGTTCGACAACGCCACGCTGTACCACGACAACCTGCGGATGCTGGGGCACGTGCAGACGGCGCTGCGGACGCGGACGGTGATCGCGCAGGCGCAGGGCCTGCTGATGCGCCGCAACGGCCAGACCGCGGAGGAGGCGCTGGCCACGCTGAAACGACTGTCGCAGGAGGGGAACGTCAAGCTGCGGGCGGTCGCGGCCGGGCTCGTCGAGGCCCACCACACCGGCCGGCTGGACGACCTGCTGCGGCGCGGCTGA
- a CDS encoding STAS domain-containing protein: MTNLKVEWAYRPDALVVTVTGELDAGTVVHLRDGLVAARAGAPVPPSAVVLDLSRLEFLDSGGLALLLEVHQECAAAGQALTVVGATRPVLRPLELTGLDQVFTVVPAVP; encoded by the coding sequence GTGACCAACCTGAAAGTGGAGTGGGCCTACCGCCCCGACGCGCTCGTCGTGACCGTGACGGGTGAACTCGACGCCGGCACCGTGGTCCACCTGCGCGACGGCCTCGTCGCGGCGCGCGCGGGCGCGCCGGTACCCCCCTCGGCGGTGGTCCTCGACCTGTCGCGCCTCGAGTTCCTCGACTCCGGCGGCCTCGCGCTGCTGCTCGAGGTGCACCAGGAGTGCGCGGCGGCCGGGCAGGCGCTGACCGTGGTCGGCGCCACCCGCCCGGTGTTGCGCCCGCTGGAGCTGACCGGTCTCGACCAGGTGTTCACGGTCGTCCCGGCCGTGCCCTGA
- a CDS encoding GAF and ANTAR domain-containing protein, which translates to MSDGAAGQLEHLDEVTRALEELAGTVGDTDDFGVLLRVVCEQVVRVVPGADMASITVLDDTGARTAAATDERAAKIDGVQYDEDDGPCLRAARTGDVVRVEIGTAQRLWPRFTRIAEHYGVASYLASPLQVRDGAAGAINLFGFGEHAFRDVDQKYLELYATVADTVLHLSRRALRTQEQVRQLRTAMRTRGVIEQAKGILMAARRITADEAFQLLVGQSQRENTKLHTVSARFVAEHSGHEVVLDGNPAD; encoded by the coding sequence ATGAGCGACGGCGCCGCAGGCCAGCTCGAGCACCTGGACGAGGTGACCCGCGCGCTGGAGGAACTGGCCGGCACGGTCGGGGACACCGACGACTTCGGCGTCCTCCTGCGGGTGGTCTGCGAACAGGTCGTCCGGGTGGTGCCCGGCGCGGACATGGCCTCCATCACGGTGCTGGACGACACCGGCGCCCGGACCGCCGCCGCGACGGACGAGCGCGCCGCGAAGATCGACGGGGTCCAGTACGACGAGGACGACGGGCCGTGCCTGCGCGCGGCGCGCACCGGCGACGTGGTCCGCGTCGAGATCGGCACCGCGCAACGGCTGTGGCCCCGCTTCACCCGGATCGCCGAGCACTACGGCGTGGCGAGCTACCTCGCGTCACCGCTCCAGGTGCGGGACGGCGCCGCCGGCGCGATCAACCTGTTCGGGTTCGGCGAGCACGCGTTCCGCGACGTCGACCAGAAGTACCTCGAGCTGTACGCGACGGTCGCCGACACGGTGCTGCACCTGTCCCGGCGCGCGCTGCGCACCCAGGAACAGGTGCGGCAGCTGCGCACGGCCATGCGCACCCGCGGCGTGATCGAACAGGCCAAGGGCATCCTGATGGCCGCCCGCCGGATCACCGCGGACGAGGCGTTCCAGCTCCTGGTCGGGCAGTCGCAGCGGGAGAACACCAAGCTGCACACCGTTTCCGCGCGGTTCGTGGCCGAGCACTCCGGGCACGAGGTGGTCCTGGACGGCAACCCGGCGGACTGA
- a CDS encoding LLM class flavin-dependent oxidoreductase, whose translation MSPVLSILDLAPIAPGRSARESFQASVELARAAERSGYRRVWYAEHHNMASIASSATSVLIGHVAEHTSTIRLGAGGIMLPNHSPLVIAEQFGTLETLFPGRIDLGLGRAPGSDQQTMVALRRDPMSADSFPQDVLELQAYLGGKAVHGVRSVPRAEGVVPLYILGSSLFGAQLAAQLGLPYAFASHFAPDALHQAVALYRERFQPSEQLAEPYVIAGANVFAAEDHDEAVAQRTVAYRARTRSMLAQGRQGANFTDAEIDAFLASPNGRGLAGMTRYTAVGTPDEVRAYLEDFAAEARADELILAHHAQDVADRIRSVELTANAMATV comes from the coding sequence TTGTCCCCAGTCCTGTCCATCCTGGACCTCGCGCCGATCGCGCCGGGCCGGAGCGCGCGCGAGAGCTTCCAGGCCAGCGTGGAGCTGGCGCGGGCGGCCGAGCGCAGCGGATACCGCCGCGTCTGGTACGCCGAGCACCACAACATGGCGTCCATCGCCTCGAGCGCGACGAGCGTGCTGATCGGGCACGTCGCCGAGCACACCTCGACGATCCGGCTGGGCGCCGGCGGCATCATGCTGCCCAACCACTCGCCGCTGGTGATCGCCGAGCAGTTCGGGACGCTGGAGACGCTGTTCCCGGGCCGCATCGACCTCGGGCTCGGCCGCGCACCGGGCAGCGACCAGCAGACGATGGTGGCGTTGCGGCGCGACCCGATGTCGGCCGACTCGTTCCCGCAGGACGTGCTCGAACTGCAGGCCTACCTGGGCGGCAAGGCCGTGCACGGCGTGCGGTCGGTGCCGCGGGCCGAGGGCGTGGTGCCGCTCTACATCCTGGGCTCGTCGCTGTTCGGGGCGCAGCTGGCCGCGCAGCTCGGCCTGCCCTACGCGTTCGCGTCGCACTTCGCGCCCGACGCGCTGCACCAGGCGGTCGCGCTGTACCGCGAGCGGTTCCAGCCGTCGGAGCAGCTGGCCGAGCCGTACGTGATCGCCGGGGCCAACGTGTTCGCGGCGGAGGACCACGACGAGGCGGTCGCCCAGCGGACCGTCGCCTACCGGGCGCGCACCCGGTCGATGCTGGCGCAGGGCCGCCAGGGCGCCAACTTCACCGACGCCGAGATCGACGCGTTCCTCGCCTCGCCCAACGGCCGAGGGCTCGCCGGCATGACGCGCTACACCGCCGTCGGCACCCCGGACGAGGTGCGCGCCTACCTGGAGGACTTCGCCGCCGAGGCCCGCGCCGACGAGCTGATCCTGGCGCACCACGCCCAGGACGTCGCCGACCGCATCCGATCGGTCGAACTGACCGCCAACGCGATGGCGACGGTCTAG
- the fgd gene encoding glucose-6-phosphate dehydrogenase (coenzyme-F420): protein MGLKVGYKASAEQFGPRDLVEYAVRAEELGLDSVMVSDHFLPWRHEGGHAPFALSWMSAVAERTKRVQIGTSVLTPTFRYNPAVIAQAFATMSLLSGGRVILGVGTGEALNEIAVSGREWPEFKERFARLREAIRLMRELWTSDNVKFDGEYYTLVDAKIYDRPEQPVPVYVAAGGPVVAKYAGRAGDGFICTSGKGMELYTDKLMPAVAEGAAAAERDVEAIDKMIEIKMSYDRDHARALENTRFWAPLSLTPEQKHSVSSAEEMERLADELPIEQVAKRWIVASDPDEAVAQIKPYLDAGLNHLVFHGPGHDQERFLTQFAEDVLPRLRALA from the coding sequence GTGGGTCTGAAAGTCGGCTACAAGGCCTCGGCGGAGCAGTTCGGGCCGCGGGATCTGGTCGAGTACGCCGTGCGGGCCGAGGAGCTGGGCCTGGACTCGGTGATGGTGTCCGACCACTTCCTGCCCTGGCGGCACGAGGGTGGGCACGCGCCGTTCGCGTTGTCCTGGATGTCGGCGGTGGCGGAGCGGACGAAGCGGGTGCAGATCGGCACGAGCGTGCTCACCCCGACATTCCGGTACAACCCGGCGGTGATCGCGCAGGCGTTCGCGACGATGTCGCTGCTCTCGGGTGGCCGGGTGATCCTGGGTGTGGGCACCGGTGAGGCGCTGAACGAGATCGCGGTGTCGGGCCGGGAGTGGCCGGAGTTCAAGGAGCGGTTCGCCCGGCTGCGTGAGGCGATCCGGTTGATGCGCGAGCTGTGGACCAGCGACAACGTGAAGTTCGACGGTGAGTACTACACGCTGGTCGACGCCAAGATCTACGACCGGCCGGAGCAGCCGGTGCCGGTCTACGTCGCCGCGGGCGGTCCGGTGGTGGCCAAGTACGCCGGCCGCGCCGGGGACGGGTTCATCTGCACCTCGGGCAAGGGCATGGAGCTCTACACCGACAAGCTGATGCCCGCGGTGGCGGAGGGTGCGGCCGCGGCGGAGCGGGACGTCGAGGCGATCGACAAGATGATCGAGATCAAGATGTCCTACGACCGCGACCACGCCAGGGCGCTGGAGAACACCCGGTTCTGGGCGCCGCTGTCGCTGACCCCGGAGCAGAAGCACTCGGTGTCCTCGGCGGAGGAGATGGAGCGGCTGGCCGACGAGCTGCCGATCGAGCAGGTCGCCAAGCGCTGGATCGTGGCCTCCGACCCGGACGAGGCGGTCGCGCAGATCAAGCCCTACCTCGACGCGGGCCTGAACCACCTGGTCTTCCACGGCCCCGGCCACGACCAGGAACGCTTCCTGACCCAGTTCGCCGAGGACGTCCTGCCCCGCCTGCGCGCCCTGGCCTGA
- a CDS encoding LuxR C-terminal-related transcriptional regulator, giving the protein MSDARSVLHAELRNAARSAGLPVVFGGEVVDGRLRLSGFVGTRTSALHDLAILPGAGLGGRVLMQGHPIAVNDYGSARTITHDYDRPVLAEGLSSIIAVPVRTGDRCRGVVYGAVRRTVTFGDRVRDALMTSGRRLARELSARDELGSRVALADALSLGASREELRSVHSELRAIAGALPDPEARRRIYAAAQRLVDLGEAKPVSQPRVRLSTRETDVLAQVALGCTNAEVADRLSLSRETVKAYLQSVMRKLDAHTRHEAVVKARRLMLLP; this is encoded by the coding sequence ATGTCTGACGCCCGCTCGGTCCTGCATGCCGAGTTGCGCAACGCCGCCCGCTCGGCCGGTCTGCCCGTGGTGTTCGGGGGCGAGGTGGTGGACGGGCGGCTGCGGCTGTCCGGGTTCGTCGGCACCCGCACCAGCGCGCTGCACGACCTGGCCATCCTGCCCGGCGCCGGCCTCGGCGGCCGCGTGCTCATGCAGGGCCATCCGATCGCGGTCAACGACTACGGCTCCGCCCGCACCATCACCCACGACTACGACCGCCCGGTGCTGGCCGAGGGGCTGTCCTCGATCATCGCCGTGCCGGTGCGCACCGGGGACCGCTGCCGCGGTGTCGTGTACGGGGCGGTCCGCCGGACGGTCACGTTCGGCGACCGGGTCCGGGACGCGCTGATGACCTCGGGCCGTCGCCTGGCGCGGGAACTGAGCGCGCGGGACGAACTGGGCTCCCGGGTCGCCCTCGCCGACGCCCTGTCCCTGGGCGCCTCACGCGAGGAGCTGCGCTCGGTCCATTCGGAGCTGCGCGCCATCGCCGGAGCCCTGCCCGACCCCGAAGCGCGCCGCCGGATCTACGCGGCCGCGCAACGGCTCGTCGACCTCGGTGAGGCCAAACCCGTCTCGCAGCCCCGGGTTCGTCTGTCCACACGGGAGACCGACGTGCTCGCCCAGGTCGCGCTGGGGTGCACCAACGCCGAGGTCGCCGACCGGTTGTCGCTGTCGCGCGAGACGGTGAAGGCCTACCTGCAGTCGGTGATGCGGAAACTGGACGCGCACACCCGCCACGAGGCCGTCGTCAAGGCACGCCGCCTGATGCTGCTGCCCTGA
- a CDS encoding transketolase family protein, giving the protein MSTPVKRLTTSAMIASFADPGQPTTSAPFGHALAELAARDSRIVGLTADLGKYTDMHVFAQAHPDRYFQMGMAEQLLFGAAAGMAEVGLVPFASTYSVFAARRAYDFLCLDIAEPNLNVNIVGGLPGLTTGYGPSHQATEDIAIFRGMPNLTIVDPCDSVDIEQAVPQLAASEGPTYLRLLRGKVPTVLDEYDYRFELGKAAVLRGGNDVVFVSSGLMTMRALQAADELAAHKVDVAVVHAPTIKPFDSATVLHEIAGDRLVVTLENHTVVGGLFETVASAAVRAGVSGPIVPVALPDEFLAAGALPTLHDRYGLATDRVVERVLSELG; this is encoded by the coding sequence ATGAGCACCCCGGTCAAGCGGCTGACCACCTCGGCGATGATCGCCTCGTTCGCCGACCCGGGGCAGCCGACGACGAGCGCGCCGTTCGGGCACGCCCTGGCCGAGCTGGCCGCGCGGGATTCCCGGATCGTCGGCCTGACGGCGGATCTGGGCAAGTACACCGACATGCACGTCTTCGCCCAGGCCCACCCGGACCGGTACTTCCAGATGGGCATGGCCGAACAGCTGCTGTTCGGTGCCGCCGCGGGCATGGCCGAGGTCGGGCTGGTGCCGTTCGCCTCGACGTACTCGGTGTTCGCGGCCCGGCGCGCCTACGACTTCCTGTGCCTGGACATCGCCGAGCCCAACCTGAACGTCAACATCGTCGGCGGCTTGCCCGGCCTGACGACCGGGTACGGGCCGAGCCACCAGGCGACCGAGGACATCGCGATCTTCCGCGGCATGCCCAACCTGACCATTGTGGACCCCTGCGACTCTGTCGACATCGAGCAGGCGGTGCCGCAGCTGGCGGCGTCCGAGGGGCCGACCTACCTGCGGTTGCTGCGCGGCAAGGTGCCGACGGTGCTGGACGAGTACGACTACCGGTTCGAGCTCGGCAAGGCCGCGGTCCTGCGCGGCGGCAACGACGTCGTGTTCGTCTCCAGCGGACTGATGACGATGCGCGCGCTGCAGGCGGCCGACGAGCTGGCCGCGCACAAGGTGGACGTGGCGGTGGTGCACGCCCCCACGATCAAGCCGTTCGACTCGGCGACCGTGCTGCACGAGATCGCCGGCGACCGGCTCGTCGTGACGCTGGAGAACCACACCGTGGTGGGCGGGCTGTTCGAGACGGTCGCTTCGGCTGCCGTGCGGGCCGGGGTGTCCGGCCCGATCGTGCCGGTCGCGCTGCCGGACGAGTTCCTGGCCGCGGGCGCGCTGCCGACCCTGCACGACCGCTACGGCCTGGCGACGGACCGCGTGGTCGAGCGGGTGCTGTCCGAGCTGGGCTGA
- a CDS encoding transketolase — MTASIAPSATRAERVAAAAHRMRHHILNMGQAQGQGYVGQALGAADLLATVYRDQLRLRPEDPEWPERDRFLLSTGHYAIGLYAALAEAGVVPVEELETYGSDDSRLPMSGMATYTPGMEISGGSLGHGLTVAVGMALGLRLRGCGARVFNFLSDGELDEGSTWEAAMGAAHHRLGNLTAMVDINALQADGPTEGVLRTEPVADKWAAAGWFAQRVDGNDVPALLAAFDRAAERAAPEGVPSVILCDTRIGRGVRLLETREKAHFMRIEEHEWDICRRQLDEGAKA, encoded by the coding sequence ATGACTGCATCGATCGCGCCCTCGGCCACCCGTGCCGAGCGCGTCGCCGCGGCGGCCCACCGCATGCGGCACCACATCCTGAACATGGGTCAAGCGCAGGGGCAGGGCTACGTCGGGCAGGCGCTCGGCGCCGCCGACCTGCTCGCCACCGTCTACCGCGACCAGCTGCGGCTGCGGCCGGAGGACCCGGAGTGGCCGGAGCGCGACCGGTTCCTGCTGTCCACCGGGCACTACGCCATCGGGCTGTACGCGGCACTGGCGGAGGCCGGTGTCGTGCCGGTCGAGGAGCTGGAGACCTACGGTTCGGACGACTCCCGCCTGCCGATGTCCGGCATGGCGACCTACACGCCCGGCATGGAGATCTCCGGCGGTTCCCTCGGCCACGGGCTGACGGTCGCCGTCGGCATGGCACTCGGGCTGCGGCTGCGCGGTTGCGGGGCCCGGGTGTTCAACTTCCTGTCCGACGGGGAGCTCGACGAGGGCTCCACGTGGGAGGCCGCGATGGGCGCCGCGCACCACCGGCTCGGGAACCTGACCGCGATGGTCGACATCAACGCGCTGCAGGCCGACGGCCCCACTGAAGGCGTGCTGCGCACCGAGCCGGTCGCCGACAAGTGGGCCGCCGCGGGCTGGTTCGCGCAGCGCGTGGACGGCAACGACGTGCCGGCGCTGCTGGCGGCGTTCGACCGGGCGGCCGAGCGGGCGGCGCCGGAGGGCGTTCCGTCGGTGATCCTGTGCGACACCCGCATCGGCCGCGGGGTGCGCCTGTTGGAGACCCGGGAGAAGGCGCACTTCATGCGCATCGAGGAACACGAGTGGGACATCTGCCGCCGGCAGCTGGACGAAGGAGCGAAGGCATGA
- a CDS encoding GntR family transcriptional regulator, translated as MAVDTLRQAITTGEFPPGSHLGEVQVSEQLGISRGTLREAFRQLQQEGLVEYGERGRVTVRLISEKDIINTFTVRAALEALAGETLASSYYREEHCRRLRAAVDRMAQATRISLEAQIEADLAFHELLVELTDNDALVRSWKLLEGPIRMCIMYRGLERALSNMSPGRHLEIVTAIESGDPVKTQSVISEHMVATAQALLFGTVRTRPRIDVTGES; from the coding sequence ATGGCTGTCGACACGCTGCGCCAGGCCATCACCACCGGCGAGTTCCCGCCCGGCAGCCACCTCGGCGAGGTGCAGGTCTCCGAGCAGCTCGGCATCAGCCGCGGCACCCTGCGCGAGGCCTTCCGCCAGCTCCAGCAGGAAGGGCTCGTCGAATACGGCGAGCGCGGCCGCGTCACGGTCCGGCTGATCAGCGAGAAGGACATCATCAACACCTTCACCGTCCGGGCGGCGCTGGAGGCGCTGGCCGGCGAGACGCTGGCGTCCAGCTACTACCGCGAGGAGCACTGCCGCCGCCTGCGGGCCGCGGTGGACCGGATGGCGCAGGCCACCCGGATCTCGCTGGAGGCCCAGATCGAGGCCGACCTCGCGTTCCACGAGCTGCTGGTCGAGCTGACCGACAACGACGCTCTGGTGCGGTCGTGGAAGCTGCTCGAAGGCCCGATCCGCATGTGCATCATGTACCGCGGGCTGGAGCGCGCCCTGTCCAACATGAGCCCGGGCCGTCACCTGGAGATCGTCACCGCGATCGAGTCGGGTGACCCGGTCAAGACGCAGAGCGTCATCTCCGAGCACATGGTCGCCACCGCGCAGGCCCTGTTGTTCGGCACCGTGCGCACCCGTCCGCGCATCGACGTCACCGGCGAGAGCTGA
- a CDS encoding ribose-5-phosphate isomerase: MGYRIVVGCDDAGLDYKERLAEDLRADPRVREVIDLGVHRGAEDVHRPYPEIGLAAGEAIRAGQADRAVLVCGTGIGMALSANKVPGVRATTAHDSFSVERSVLSNNCQVLALGQRVIGLELARRLVGEWLGYTFDERSASAAKVSLISEYERC, encoded by the coding sequence ATGGGCTACCGCATAGTGGTCGGCTGTGACGACGCCGGCCTGGACTACAAGGAGCGCCTCGCCGAGGACCTGCGCGCCGATCCGCGCGTGCGCGAGGTGATCGACCTCGGCGTGCACCGCGGCGCCGAGGACGTGCACCGGCCCTACCCGGAGATCGGGCTCGCCGCGGGCGAGGCCATCCGCGCCGGCCAGGCCGACCGCGCCGTGCTGGTGTGCGGCACCGGGATCGGCATGGCCCTGTCGGCCAACAAGGTGCCCGGCGTGCGGGCCACCACCGCGCACGACTCGTTCTCCGTCGAACGCTCGGTCCTGTCCAACAACTGCCAGGTGCTCGCGCTCGGGCAGCGGGTGATCGGGCTGGAGCTGGCGCGGCGTCTCGTGGGAGAGTGGCTGGGATACACCTTCGACGAGCGGTCCGCCAGCGCGGCGAAGGTATCGTTGATCAGCGAGTACGAGCGGTGTTGA
- a CDS encoding dihydroxyacetone kinase family protein, whose translation MTYLSNDPASFAEDALAGFCELHADTVRRVPGGAVRRTRPGQPKVAVLPGGGSGHYPAFYGIIGPGLADGAVSGNLFTSPSAQDACSVAMAADSGAGVVFGYGNYAGDVMNFGLATEQLRAKGIRAENVVVTDDIASAPPDRVADRRGIAGDFTVFKVMGAAAEEGMDLDEVVRVGRKANDATRTIGTAFAGCTFPGADAPLFTVPDGHMGLGLGIHGEPGLRDVPRPGARELAEDFVARLLAEKPAGARDRVAVLLNGLGSVKHEELFVLWADVSRLLRESGHTLVLPEVGEIVTSLDMAGVSLTVTWLDDELERLWTAPAWTPAFRRGSITTADAGATVEDVAVAGAPRFAEASAASKKLAASVLDGLRAVRTALREAESELGAIDAVAGDGDHGRGMVRGIDAAVAAAEAAWRAGAGAGDVLAAAGDEWAARAGGTSGVLWGAGLRAAGEAIGTQAGTIDARAAVDAFAGRITALGGAQPGDKTLVDALVPFQQRLRTGTWAQAARAAEEAARATAGLVPRKGRARPLAERSVGTPDPGAVSLALVARTVSEHLEEGT comes from the coding sequence ATGACCTACCTGAGCAACGATCCGGCGTCCTTCGCCGAGGACGCGCTGGCCGGGTTCTGCGAACTGCACGCGGACACCGTGCGGCGCGTGCCCGGCGGGGCGGTGCGCCGCACCCGGCCGGGACAGCCCAAGGTGGCCGTGCTGCCCGGCGGCGGCTCCGGGCACTACCCGGCCTTCTACGGCATCATCGGGCCCGGCCTGGCCGACGGCGCGGTGAGCGGCAACCTGTTCACCTCACCGTCCGCGCAGGACGCCTGCTCGGTCGCGATGGCCGCGGACTCCGGCGCCGGTGTCGTCTTCGGCTACGGTAACTACGCCGGTGACGTGATGAACTTCGGCCTCGCCACCGAACAGTTGCGCGCCAAGGGCATCCGGGCGGAGAACGTGGTCGTCACCGACGACATCGCCAGCGCCCCGCCGGACCGCGTCGCCGACCGGCGCGGCATCGCCGGGGACTTCACCGTCTTCAAGGTGATGGGCGCCGCCGCCGAGGAGGGCATGGACCTCGACGAGGTGGTGCGCGTCGGCCGCAAGGCCAACGACGCGACCCGCACGATCGGCACCGCGTTCGCCGGCTGCACGTTCCCCGGCGCGGACGCCCCGCTGTTCACCGTGCCGGACGGGCACATGGGCCTCGGGCTCGGCATCCACGGCGAACCCGGTCTGCGCGACGTGCCGCGGCCCGGCGCGCGAGAGCTGGCGGAGGACTTCGTGGCGCGGCTGCTCGCCGAAAAGCCCGCCGGGGCACGGGATCGCGTCGCGGTCCTGCTCAACGGCCTCGGCTCGGTCAAGCACGAGGAACTGTTCGTGCTGTGGGCCGACGTGAGCAGGCTGCTGCGTGAGTCCGGCCACACGCTCGTGCTGCCCGAGGTGGGCGAGATCGTCACCAGCCTCGACATGGCCGGGGTGTCGCTCACCGTGACCTGGCTGGACGACGAGCTGGAACGGCTGTGGACGGCTCCCGCCTGGACCCCGGCCTTCCGCCGCGGCTCGATCACCACGGCGGACGCCGGCGCGACGGTCGAGGACGTGGCCGTGGCCGGCGCGCCGCGGTTCGCCGAGGCGTCCGCGGCCTCGAAGAAGCTGGCGGCCTCCGTCCTCGACGGACTCCGCGCGGTCCGGACAGCCCTGCGTGAAGCCGAATCCGAGCTGGGCGCGATCGACGCGGTGGCCGGCGACGGCGACCACGGCCGCGGCATGGTCCGCGGCATCGACGCCGCGGTCGCGGCCGCGGAGGCCGCCTGGCGCGCGGGCGCCGGGGCGGGTGACGTGCTCGCCGCGGCGGGCGACGAGTGGGCCGCGCGGGCCGGCGGCACGTCCGGGGTCCTGTGGGGCGCCGGGCTGCGGGCCGCGGGTGAGGCCATCGGCACACAGGCGGGCACGATCGACGCCCGCGCCGCCGTGGACGCCTTCGCCGGCCGCATCACCGCGCTCGGCGGCGCCCAGCCCGGGGACAAGACGCTGGTCGACGCGCTGGTGCCGTTCCAGCAGCGGCTCCGCACGGGCACCTGGGCACAGGCTGCGCGAGCCGCGGAGGAGGCCGCCCGCGCCACCGCCGGCCTGGTGCCGCGCAAGGGGCGGGCCCGCCCGCTGGCCGAGCGCAGCGTCGGCACCCCGGACCCCGGGGCGGTGTCGCTGGCCCTGGTCGCCCGGACGGTTTCCGAACACCTGGAGGAAGGGACGTGA
- a CDS encoding SDR family NAD(P)-dependent oxidoreductase, whose protein sequence is MPDTQRTAVITGAGAPRGIGKATAARLARDGWAVAVLDLDEPAAKQAADDIAAATGAPVFAHGVDVADEPSVLAAYRAVRAEVDAGRLPVVGAVINIAGITSPVPFLETTLELWNKVMAVNATGTYLVTKAFLPDLIDAGWGRIVNMSSVSAQQGGGVFGRTPYSSAKAAILGFTKSLARELGDAGVTVNAVAPGAVDTDIRVGTTDELEAAIVRSVPLGRQATAADVAGVIAWLTSEDAGYLQGTTIDINGGSFLH, encoded by the coding sequence ATGCCTGACACGCAGCGCACCGCCGTGATCACCGGGGCCGGTGCCCCGCGCGGGATCGGCAAGGCGACCGCCGCCCGCCTCGCCCGCGACGGCTGGGCCGTGGCCGTCCTGGACCTGGACGAGCCCGCGGCCAAGCAGGCCGCCGACGACATCGCGGCCGCGACCGGTGCGCCGGTGTTCGCCCACGGCGTCGACGTCGCCGATGAGCCGTCCGTGCTCGCCGCCTACCGGGCGGTGCGCGCCGAGGTCGACGCCGGACGCCTGCCCGTCGTCGGCGCGGTGATCAACATCGCCGGGATCACCTCGCCGGTACCGTTCCTGGAGACCACGCTCGAGCTGTGGAACAAGGTGATGGCGGTCAACGCGACCGGCACCTACCTGGTCACCAAGGCGTTCCTGCCCGACCTGATCGACGCCGGGTGGGGCCGGATCGTGAACATGTCCTCGGTGTCGGCGCAGCAGGGCGGCGGCGTGTTCGGCCGCACCCCGTACAGCTCGGCGAAGGCCGCCATCCTCGGGTTCACCAAGTCGCTGGCCCGCGAGCTCGGCGACGCCGGCGTCACCGTCAACGCCGTCGCGCCCGGCGCGGTGGACACCGACATCCGCGTGGGGACCACCGACGAGCTCGAGGCGGCGATCGTGCGGAGCGTCCCGCTGGGCCGCCAGGCGACCGCGGCCGACGTGGCCGGCGTGATCGCGTGGCTCACCAGCGAGGACGCCGGGTACCTGCAGGGCACCACGATCGACATCAACGGTGGCTCGTTCCTCCACTGA